GCCGATGGAACCGCTACCGCAACAGTGCATTTATCGCCTGCAGCTTGGGGGGGAGAACGGGTTGCAGCCGCTGGCAGAAAGTGAGCCGGCGGCGGCGCCGGTATGGCTGCATCTGGACTATGAGCAGCCCGAAAGTGCCGGCTGGTTGCATACCACGCCGCTGATTCACGACAGCGCCCGGGACACCCTGCTGGGCCAGAGCAGCCGGCCCAAGCTGGTGCGCCAGGGCGATAACCTGCTGCTGACCCTGCGGGGCATCAACCACAACCAGGGCGACAGCCCGGAAGAGATGGTGGCGCTGCGCATTTACATCACGCCCCAGCTGATTATCAGCAGCCGGCACCGGCCCCTGCTATCGGAGCAGGACGTATACGAGCAGCTCGCCGACAGCGAGGGCCCGGTCACGCAAGGAGACTGGCTGGTGGAAATGTGCGACGCCCTCACCGACCGGGCCGGCGAGTTTGTGGAAAGCCTGCACGATCAAATTCTGGAGCTGGAAGAGCGCATTCTGGAGCGGGAAAGTCCGGCCCAGGGCCAGCTGGGCCGTATTCGTAAACAGTTGATTCTGGTGCGCCGTTACCTTTCTCCTCAGCGGGATCTGGTGGCGCGGCTGGCCAGCGAGAAAATCGGCTGGCTCAACGACGACGATCGCCGCCGCCTGCTCGATATTGCCGACCGGCTGAGGCGCTGGCTGGATGATCTCGACGCCGGTGTGGCGCGCACCGCGGTGCTGGCGGACGAGGTCAATAACCTGATGGCCGAGGCCACCAACCAGCGCGCCTATCAGATGTCGATCATGGCGCTGCTGTTTCTGCCCGCCAGCTTTCTTACCGGCCTGTTCGGCATCAACCTGGCCGGCATGCCGGGGGCCGATCACCCCGCCGCCTTCTGGATTTTCTGCCTGAGCCTGCTGGCCCTGGGCGGCGGCCTGGGGTTCTGGCTGCACCGCAATCGCTGGTGGTAAGTCAGCCCAGGGTAAGCACCCGGTCCGCCACCTTGTTCACCAGCGCCGCCTCGTGGCTCACCAGCAGCAGGGCGCAGCCCCGTTCCCGGGCCAGATCGGTCAGCAATTTGATGGTGTGCTGCTGGGTCACCAGATCCAGCCGCGAGGTGGGCTCGTCGGCAAACAGCAGCACCGGCTCCAGCAGCAGAATGCGCAGGATTGCCAGCCGCTGCAGCTCGCCCCCCGATACTTCCCGGGGCAGGCGATCCAGCAGATTCAGAGACAGCCCCAGGCGGGGCAGCAGCCGCTCCACTTCGGCCCAGTCCTTGCGGTGCAGTTTCACCAGATCCTGCAGGCCCTGGCCCAGGCGGCATTCCGGGGCAAAGGCGGCAGGCGGATCCTGATACAGCTTCTGGTAGCGGGTGCGAGGCAGGCTGGCATCGCGCCATACCGTGCCGGCGTCCGGCTCCAGCACGCCTAAGCAAATGCTGCCCAGGGTGCTCTTGCCGCAGCCGCTCGGGCCCACCACCCCCATGATCTCGCCGGCGTTCAGCTCAAAGGAAACATCACTGAACAGGCTGCGGCCGCCCCGGGACTTGGCCAGCCCTTCCACTTGCAGCACGCGCTCACCGGCGCCGGTTGGCGCCAGAGCCGGCCAGGCATCGGGCTCCGCCGCCAGCAGGGCCCGGCCATAGTCGCTCACCGGCGCCTTCAGCACGGCTTTCGCCGGGCCGGATTCCAGCACCTCGCCATTGCGCACTATCATCACCTCGCCGCCGAGCTGGCGGGCCACGGCAATGTCGTGGGTAATGGTGAGCAAGCCACCCCCCGCCTCAGCCACCTGCCTGAGCAGGCCGGTCACTTGATCCCGGCTGCCGGCGTCCAGGCCCTTGGTGGGCTCGTCGGCAATCACGATATCGGCGCCGCCGGTGCTGGCGGCGGCAAAGGCCAGCCGCTGCATCATACCCCCCGAGAGCTGGCCCGGCAGCCGATCAAGGGCATGACCCAGGCCAAGCCGGGTCAGATCCTCTTTGGCCAGCCGCCGGGCTTCAGGCCAGTCCCGGTCCGCCAGGTAGCGATAGCCCTCGGCCACCTGATCCACCGCCTTCATGGTGGGGTCCAGCGCCAGCCAGGGCTCCTGGGGCAGCATGGTGAGCCGGCGGCCCCACAGTTTGCGCCGCTCGGCGGCGGGCCGGCCGCTGAGTTCTTCGCCCCGCAGCCAGAGCCGGCCTTCCACCCGCAGCGCCGCCGGCAGGTTGCCCATAATGGCCTGGGCGATCAGGCTCTTGCCGGAGCCGGTTTCCCCCAGCAGGGTCAGCGGCCGTCCGGCGGTCAGGGTAAACGACAGCGGCCGCACTATGCCGGGCACCGCCAGTTGCTGTGCTTTCAGCAATTCGGTCATGGTTTGCGGCCTCCCGCCAGCAGGTTAAGGGCCAGCACCAGCAGAAACACCGCCGCTATGGGTTGCAGCAGTATCCAGGGGGCCTCGTGGTAATAGGGCAACAGCTCGGTCATCATCAGGCCCAGCTCGGCGGTGGGCGGGCGCAGCCCGACGCTGACAAAACCCAGGGCGGCAATGGCCAGAATGGCGGTGGCGGCGCCAAAGGCACCCAGGGTCAGCACCACGGGCGCCAGCGCCGGCCACAGGTGACGGCGCACTATATAGCCGGGGCCAAAGCCCAGCAGGCGCGAGGCCTCGATTTGCGGCGATGCCATCAGGGTACGGGTGGTCAGGCGCACCACGCGAAAATATTCAATCCACAGCACCAGGGCAATGCCCACATACAGGGTCCAGAAATTACCCGGCGCCAGGGCCACCAGCAGCAGCACCAGCAACAGCCCGGGCAGGGCCAGCAGGGTGTCGGCCAGCACGCCCAGCGCCCGGTCTACCCAGCCGCCGCGCCAGCCGGCAAGCACGCCCAGCAGCACGCCGGGCACGGCGGCGGTCACCACGCCCAGCAACGACAGGCCCAAAGACAACTGCACCGCCGAGCTCATGCGCGCCAGCATGCTGCGGCCCAGGTGATCGGTGCCAAACGGTTCGGCTGCTCCCGGCGCGGCCAAAATGCGACTGTAATTCTGCTTTACCGGATCCAGATCCATCACCAGCGGCAACACAAAGCCAAACAGGGCCAGGGCCAGCAACAGGCCGGAACCCCAGCGCTGACGGGTGTTCAGCCACCGGCGACCGCCGGCTTGGGCCGCCGGGGCAGTCAGGGTCGTAGCCTGAGTCATGCTTCTCTCCTTCTCGGATCGATACGGTGGCACAACAGGTCCACCAGGGCGTTCAGCAGCACGAACATCAGCCCCAGCACCAGGGCGGTGCCCTGGATCATGGGCACGTCCCGCGCCACGATGGCGTGCACCAGGGCATGGCCGATGCCGGGCCAGGCAAACAGGGTTTCCACCACCACCACGCCTTCGATCAGATACACCAGTTGCATGGCCTGATGGGCCAGCACCGGCACCGCCACGTTACGCAGGCCATGGCGCATAAACACTCGGCCCTCGCTCAGCCCCTTGGTGCGGCCAAAGGCGTAATAGGCGGAGCCGGCCACGCCCTGCATGGCGTTGCGGCTCACTCGGCAGGCCACCGCCGCCAGCCCCAGGGCCAGGGTCAGCGCCGGCAGCAGGGTGTGGGCGGCGGTGCCATGGCCGGCGGCGGGCAGCCAGCCCAGCTGCACCGCCAGCAACATCACCAGCAAAATGCCGATCACAAACTGAGGCAGGGCCCGCAGCACGGTGGCCAGCACCAGGGTCAGCCGGTCCAGCCGGCCGCCGGGCCTGAGCCCGGCGAGCAGGCCAAGGGGCGGCCCCAGCAACAGCGACAGGCCCACCGCGGCCACGGCCAGGGTGAAGGAGTGGCCCAGCTGGTGACGCAATTCCTCAATGACAGGGTCGCCACTCACCAGGGAGTTGCCCAAATCGAGTCGCAGCAGATCCCACAGCCACTGGCCCAGGGCCTGCCAGGCGGGCAGGCCCAGTCCCAGCTCGGCCTGCACCGCGGCGGCGGCGGCGGCATTCACATGGTCATAACCATAACGGCCGGCGGCAATGCGAAAAGCCATGTCGCCGGGTAGCGCCTGGGTGAGCACAAAGGTCAGCACGCCCACCATCAGCGCCACCAGCACCGCCTGCATCAGCCGATAGCTTAATACCGGAATCACTGGGCCCACCTCATGTCGCTCACGCGATAGCTACGCTCAAAGGGATCCATGCTGAAGCCCTCAACCTGCCTGGATACGGCGGCGGTCTGCTGATACCAGGCCACGGGAATCACCGGCAGCTGCTCATGCAAAATGGTGGCGGCTTCACGGCGCAATGCGGCGGTATCCTGGTCCTGGGTGGCGGTCAGCAGTTGCTGCAAAATCTCGCCCAGGCGCTCGGAGTGCCAGTTCATCGCGCCCCAGTCGCCGCCGTTCGGTCCAAAGTCCTGCAGCAGGGTGCCCAGAGGATCGGGCACCAGGGCAAAGTTGCGGGCCATCAGCCCCAGCTCCAGGGTGCCGTCCCGATGACCGGCGGGTATTTCACTGGAGTTGGCCACGTTCACCGCCAGCTCCACCCCCAGCTCCCGCCACTGATCCTGAATGGCGGTGGCCAGCAGGGGCAGCTCGGGCCGGTCGGAGAAGGTGGTCAGGGTCAGTTTAAAGGGCGTGCCGTTGCGGCTGAGCATGCCCTTGTCGTTCGCCTGCCAGCCCAGCCCGGCAAGCAGGGCCCTGGCCTGTTGCAGATCCCGCTCGGCACCGCTCACCTGGCTCAGGTGCCAGTCGGTCATGGACGGCGGAAACAGCTGGCCGGCACCGGCCTCGGGGGTGCGCAGCAGGGCCACCGCCATGCCGGTGCGCTCCAGCGCCAGACTCAGGGCCCGGCGCGCCTCGGGCTCGGCCAAAAAGGGATGCCCGGCGTTTACCTTCAGGGTCACGGTGCGGGGAATGGCCACGGCCTGCACGGCGAGTTTGGCATTACGCTGCAGCCGGGCTCGGCTTGCCGGATCCAGGGTAAACACGACATCGGCATCGCCGCTTTCGGCCATCAGTGCCCGGGTTTCGCCCCGGCCGGCGGCCAGGTAGCTGAGCCGTTCAATGGCCGGGGTTTCACCCCAGTAATCCTGAAAGACTCCGGCGGTCAGCTTTTGCGGCATTTGCAGCTGTTCAATGCGGTAGGGGCCGGTGCCAATGACCTGGGTGGCTTCGCCCGCCTCGTTGTAGGACGCCGGCGCCAGTATCTGCACCGAGCTGTGCGCCAGCAGGGCCGGCAGCGGCGCAAAGGGACTGCGCAGCCGCACCACCACCTCGTTGCCTTCGGCGGCAATGGCCGCCACCGGCGCCTGGCTCAGCATGCCCGGTTTGGCCAGGGCCAGTTTCAACGCCTGCACGGCCACCTCGGCGGTCAGCGGGCTGCCGTCGTGAAACTGTACGCCCGGGCGCAGGCGAAAGCGCCAGGTCAGCCGGTCTTCAGACAGTGTCCAGATTTCGGCCAGGCCGGCCTCGGGCTCGCCCCGATCGTCGACCTCTACCAGGGTCTCGCTGATCTGCAGCCGAGTGTAAACATAACCGGCCTTGGCGGGGTCAGTGCTGCCAATCTCCCAGGGCGCGACGATGTCGAGCACGCCTTCGGTGGCATGAGAAACGGCGGTAACGGCCAGCAGGCCGGCACCGAGCAGGATCGAACGGGGTTGCATCATGGGGGCTACCTGAAACGGAAGGGTGAACAATCAATATGGTTACAATATAACATCACATTTTACCTTTGCCGCCCAGCCCGAGTGCAAGCATTTGTTATTCGCCGGGGTCATTTTTTGTCAGTAACCTTACGCCATGCCCGTGCTGATTCCTGAAAGGAGAGTCGAATGAAGAAATTGTTCTGTGGCCTGTGCGGCCTGCTGCTGTGTCACACAGCCTCCGCCACCGAGCCCGATACCGCCGCCCTTTATCAGCACCAGCTGCCCCGGCTGCATTCCAGCGAACTTCTCGATATGAGCCAGTTTGCCGGCCAGCCGCTGCTGGTGGTGAACACCGCCAGCCACTGCGGCTTTACCG
The nucleotide sequence above comes from Oceanimonas doudoroffii. Encoded proteins:
- the zntB gene encoding zinc transporter ZntB, whose amino-acid sequence is MEPLPQQCIYRLQLGGENGLQPLAESEPAAAPVWLHLDYEQPESAGWLHTTPLIHDSARDTLLGQSSRPKLVRQGDNLLLTLRGINHNQGDSPEEMVALRIYITPQLIISSRHRPLLSEQDVYEQLADSEGPVTQGDWLVEMCDALTDRAGEFVESLHDQILELEERILERESPAQGQLGRIRKQLILVRRYLSPQRDLVARLASEKIGWLNDDDRRRLLDIADRLRRWLDDLDAGVARTAVLADEVNNLMAEATNQRAYQMSIMALLFLPASFLTGLFGINLAGMPGADHPAAFWIFCLSLLALGGGLGFWLHRNRWW
- a CDS encoding ABC transporter ATP-binding protein gives rise to the protein MTELLKAQQLAVPGIVRPLSFTLTAGRPLTLLGETGSGKSLIAQAIMGNLPAALRVEGRLWLRGEELSGRPAAERRKLWGRRLTMLPQEPWLALDPTMKAVDQVAEGYRYLADRDWPEARRLAKEDLTRLGLGHALDRLPGQLSGGMMQRLAFAAASTGGADIVIADEPTKGLDAGSRDQVTGLLRQVAEAGGGLLTITHDIAVARQLGGEVMIVRNGEVLESGPAKAVLKAPVSDYGRALLAAEPDAWPALAPTGAGERVLQVEGLAKSRGGRSLFSDVSFELNAGEIMGVVGPSGCGKSTLGSICLGVLEPDAGTVWRDASLPRTRYQKLYQDPPAAFAPECRLGQGLQDLVKLHRKDWAEVERLLPRLGLSLNLLDRLPREVSGGELQRLAILRILLLEPVLLFADEPTSRLDLVTQQHTIKLLTDLARERGCALLLVSHEAALVNKVADRVLTLG
- a CDS encoding ABC transporter permease, giving the protein MTQATTLTAPAAQAGGRRWLNTRQRWGSGLLLALALFGFVLPLVMDLDPVKQNYSRILAAPGAAEPFGTDHLGRSMLARMSSAVQLSLGLSLLGVVTAAVPGVLLGVLAGWRGGWVDRALGVLADTLLALPGLLLVLLLVALAPGNFWTLYVGIALVLWIEYFRVVRLTTRTLMASPQIEASRLLGFGPGYIVRRHLWPALAPVVLTLGAFGAATAILAIAALGFVSVGLRPPTAELGLMMTELLPYYHEAPWILLQPIAAVFLLVLALNLLAGGRKP
- a CDS encoding ABC transporter permease, giving the protein MIPVLSYRLMQAVLVALMVGVLTFVLTQALPGDMAFRIAAGRYGYDHVNAAAAAAVQAELGLGLPAWQALGQWLWDLLRLDLGNSLVSGDPVIEELRHQLGHSFTLAVAAVGLSLLLGPPLGLLAGLRPGGRLDRLTLVLATVLRALPQFVIGILLVMLLAVQLGWLPAAGHGTAAHTLLPALTLALGLAAVACRVSRNAMQGVAGSAYYAFGRTKGLSEGRVFMRHGLRNVAVPVLAHQAMQLVYLIEGVVVVETLFAWPGIGHALVHAIVARDVPMIQGTALVLGLMFVLLNALVDLLCHRIDPRRREA
- a CDS encoding ABC transporter substrate-binding protein, whose amino-acid sequence is MMQPRSILLGAGLLAVTAVSHATEGVLDIVAPWEIGSTDPAKAGYVYTRLQISETLVEVDDRGEPEAGLAEIWTLSEDRLTWRFRLRPGVQFHDGSPLTAEVAVQALKLALAKPGMLSQAPVAAIAAEGNEVVVRLRSPFAPLPALLAHSSVQILAPASYNEAGEATQVIGTGPYRIEQLQMPQKLTAGVFQDYWGETPAIERLSYLAAGRGETRALMAESGDADVVFTLDPASRARLQRNAKLAVQAVAIPRTVTLKVNAGHPFLAEPEARRALSLALERTGMAVALLRTPEAGAGQLFPPSMTDWHLSQVSGAERDLQQARALLAGLGWQANDKGMLSRNGTPFKLTLTTFSDRPELPLLATAIQDQWRELGVELAVNVANSSEIPAGHRDGTLELGLMARNFALVPDPLGTLLQDFGPNGGDWGAMNWHSERLGEILQQLLTATQDQDTAALRREAATILHEQLPVIPVAWYQQTAAVSRQVEGFSMDPFERSYRVSDMRWAQ